The Gammaproteobacteria bacterium genome has a segment encoding these proteins:
- a CDS encoding cytochrome b/b6 domain-containing protein, giving the protein MTAQPHKPQPATVTVWDWVVRLGHWLLAATIAGAWFTREGGGRLHEIIGYGSLAVVAVRLLWGFTGSGHARFADFIRGPRATLRYASLVLGAREPRYLGHNPLGAWMIVTLLALVTATGLSGWLYTTDRYWGVEWVERLHSTLSDVLLVGIALHVLGVLYASHRHRERLIAAMIHGRKRPL; this is encoded by the coding sequence GTGACGGCTCAGCCACACAAGCCCCAACCGGCGACGGTCACCGTCTGGGACTGGGTGGTCCGGCTCGGGCACTGGTTGCTCGCTGCGACCATCGCGGGTGCCTGGTTCACTCGTGAGGGCGGCGGTCGCCTGCACGAGATCATCGGCTATGGCTCACTCGCGGTGGTCGCGGTGCGACTCCTGTGGGGCTTCACCGGCAGCGGGCACGCGCGCTTCGCGGATTTCATCCGCGGGCCGCGTGCGACGCTGCGCTATGCCAGCCTCGTCCTTGGCGCACGCGAGCCGCGCTATCTCGGCCACAACCCGCTCGGCGCATGGATGATCGTCACGCTGCTCGCGCTCGTCACCGCAACGGGACTCTCGGGCTGGCTCTACACGACCGATCGCTACTGGGGCGTCGAGTGGGTGGAGCGCCTGCATTCGACGCTCTCCGATGTCTTGCTCGTGGGCATCGCCCTGCACGTGCTTGGCGTGCTCTACGCCTCCCATCGCCACCGCGAGAGGCTCATCGCCGCCATGATCCACGGGCGCAAGCGCCCGCTGTAA
- a CDS encoding cytochrome c: MIRQRHTQGRAARAPARTALCAGALLLTGLAAGAARWYEPAQAERGRALYATHCAVCHGAHGEGQPDWERRDAMGFYPAPPLDASGHAWHHPLAQMLATLETGGGPFGGTMPSFSDVLDEASRRDVLAWMQTLWPDEIYAQWAAINAGEATPPAAVQHDH, from the coding sequence GTGATCCGCCAACGACACACCCAAGGCCGCGCCGCACGCGCGCCAGCCCGGACGGCGCTGTGCGCGGGAGCGCTGCTCCTCACCGGCCTCGCGGCCGGCGCGGCTCGCTGGTACGAGCCCGCCCAGGCCGAGCGCGGCCGCGCCCTCTACGCGACGCACTGTGCCGTGTGCCACGGAGCGCACGGCGAGGGCCAGCCCGACTGGGAGCGGCGCGATGCCATGGGCTTCTACCCGGCGCCACCGCTCGATGCGAGCGGCCACGCCTGGCACCATCCGCTCGCACAAATGCTCGCAACGCTCGAGACTGGCGGCGGTCCCTTCGGTGGCACCATGCCGTCGTTCAGCGACGTGCTCGACGAGGCGTCACGCCGCGACGTACTCGCCTGGATGCAGACGCTCTGGCCCGACGAGATCTACGCGCAGTGGGCCGCCATAAACGCCGGCGAGGCGACGCCGCCCGCGGCCGTCCAGCACGATCACTGA
- a CDS encoding EAL domain-containing protein has product MSVADVDHGSTLTGLQQLLGSTRTAGGLDIALTKIAVDFQNLDGTDVQALVTAGIETVRNGTSCDAVCVALLDQQSPRIQRVFSARDTFTSINPEVLQGESLDTWPWLARSFSHLRLLGIADTSQPQAAQRHDADRLRTLGGGALLLVGFDVAGRHAGFMAFFYGQPQQAWNTDHQLLLKLLASSLAAGLERAQHRVALAEIAERDAAMIATANDGTWDFDPRDGVMHFSPRWLAIMGYTEDDMRRAPIDWRRLVHTEELPRVQAKLREHIAGSTQIFDSIHRMQRQDGEWRWMHSRAKALLDAQGRLRRLIGVETDITEQKVYEEALFREKESAQITLQSIGDGVVTTDAACRVEYLNPIAEELTGWRLEEAAGRHIDDVFRGFHEETCEPLENPLSVAIRRTRPVKSVRPTLLIRRDGNELYIESTAAPIRNDRGEVTGAVLVFHDVSESRELNRRLSYHASHDILTGLVNRREFETRLERALKSAKARETSYALCYLDLDQFKMVNDSCGHTAGDALLGQLGALLKSKIRWRDTLARLGGDEFGLLLESCSMEEAVRAAEGLKAAVQEHKFDWDDRSFRLGVSIGVVPITPETTDVTALLAAGDSACQAAKGAGRNRIYSYQENDLDLMRRRREMQWAARINSALEESRFELFRMTIQPLLAEEFGSHYEILLRMRDEQGALVSPDLFIAAAERYGITPRIDRWVVETTFRWLVSEADERERLALCSINLSGLSLVDDDFLPFVVRQFQKSGLDPTKICFEITETSAIASYAQASRFINSLKELGCRFALDDFGTGLSSFGYLKHFPVDYLKIDGSFVKEILHDPIDREMVRSINEIGHLTGKRTIAEYAANAEIITMLKGMGVDYAQGYGIAEPKRILMAAAAVNA; this is encoded by the coding sequence ATGTCGGTGGCCGATGTGGATCACGGCTCAACGCTGACGGGGTTGCAGCAGTTGCTCGGTTCGACCAGGACCGCGGGCGGTCTGGATATCGCCCTGACGAAAATCGCGGTGGATTTCCAGAACCTGGACGGCACGGACGTCCAGGCGCTCGTCACTGCGGGCATCGAGACCGTGCGCAATGGCACGTCATGCGATGCCGTCTGCGTGGCGCTGCTCGACCAGCAGTCGCCGCGTATCCAGCGCGTGTTCAGCGCCCGCGATACCTTCACATCGATCAACCCCGAAGTCCTGCAGGGCGAGTCGCTCGACACCTGGCCCTGGCTCGCCAGGAGTTTCTCGCACCTGCGCCTGCTCGGCATCGCGGACACGAGCCAGCCGCAGGCAGCCCAGCGGCACGACGCCGACCGGCTGCGGACCCTCGGCGGGGGCGCGTTGCTGCTGGTGGGCTTCGACGTCGCGGGCCGCCATGCCGGCTTCATGGCATTTTTCTACGGCCAGCCGCAGCAGGCGTGGAACACCGACCACCAGTTGTTGCTGAAACTGCTTGCCTCGAGCCTCGCTGCGGGTCTCGAACGCGCGCAGCACCGCGTGGCGCTCGCCGAGATCGCCGAGCGCGATGCGGCGATGATCGCCACCGCCAACGACGGGACCTGGGATTTCGACCCGCGCGATGGCGTGATGCATTTCTCGCCACGCTGGCTGGCGATCATGGGCTACACCGAAGACGACATGCGGCGTGCGCCCATCGACTGGCGTCGCCTGGTGCATACCGAGGAGTTGCCGCGGGTGCAGGCAAAACTGCGCGAGCACATCGCCGGCAGCACGCAGATCTTCGACAGCATTCACCGCATGCAGCGCCAGGATGGCGAGTGGCGCTGGATGCACTCGCGCGCCAAGGCACTGCTCGACGCGCAAGGCCGGCTGCGCCGGCTGATCGGGGTGGAGACCGACATCACCGAGCAGAAGGTCTATGAGGAGGCGCTGTTCCGCGAGAAAGAAAGCGCGCAGATCACCCTGCAGTCGATCGGCGACGGCGTGGTTACCACCGATGCCGCCTGCCGTGTCGAGTACCTCAACCCGATTGCCGAGGAGCTCACCGGCTGGCGCCTGGAGGAGGCGGCTGGCCGGCACATCGACGACGTCTTCCGCGGCTTTCACGAGGAAACCTGCGAACCGCTCGAGAACCCGCTGTCGGTGGCCATCCGGCGCACGCGGCCCGTGAAGTCCGTGCGGCCCACGCTGCTCATCCGGCGCGACGGCAACGAGCTGTATATCGAGAGCACCGCGGCCCCCATTCGCAACGACCGCGGCGAGGTGACCGGCGCCGTGCTCGTCTTCCACGACGTGAGCGAGTCGCGTGAACTCAACCGGCGGTTGTCGTACCACGCCAGCCACGACATCCTCACCGGGCTCGTCAACCGGCGCGAATTCGAGACCCGTCTCGAGCGGGCGCTGAAGAGCGCCAAGGCGCGCGAGACCTCCTATGCGCTGTGCTATCTCGATCTCGACCAGTTCAAGATGGTGAACGACTCCTGCGGTCATACCGCCGGCGACGCCCTGCTCGGCCAGCTCGGGGCGCTGCTGAAGTCGAAGATCCGCTGGCGCGACACGCTGGCGCGGCTCGGCGGCGACGAGTTCGGGCTGCTGCTGGAAAGCTGCAGCATGGAGGAGGCGGTACGTGCCGCCGAGGGGCTCAAGGCCGCGGTGCAGGAGCACAAGTTCGACTGGGACGATCGCAGCTTTCGCCTCGGGGTGAGCATCGGCGTGGTGCCGATCACGCCGGAGACGACCGATGTGACGGCGCTGCTCGCCGCCGGCGACAGCGCCTGCCAGGCGGCCAAGGGCGCCGGGCGCAACCGCATCTACAGTTACCAGGAAAACGACCTCGACCTCATGCGCCGGCGGCGCGAGATGCAGTGGGCTGCGCGCATCAACAGCGCGCTCGAGGAGTCGCGCTTCGAGCTGTTCCGCATGACGATCCAGCCGCTGCTGGCCGAGGAGTTCGGCTCCCATTACGAGATCCTGCTGCGCATGCGCGACGAGCAGGGCGCGCTGGTGTCGCCCGATCTGTTCATCGCCGCGGCGGAGCGCTACGGCATCACGCCGCGCATCGACCGCTGGGTCGTCGAGACGACCTTCCGGTGGCTGGTGTCGGAGGCCGACGAGCGCGAGCGCCTGGCGCTGTGCTCGATCAACCTGTCGGGCCTGAGCCTCGTCGACGACGATTTCCTGCCCTTCGTGGTGCGGCAGTTCCAGAAAAGCGGGCTCGATCCGACGAAGATTTGCTTCGAGATCACGGAGACCTCCGCCATTGCGAGCTACGCGCAGGCGAGCCGCTTCATCAATTCGCTGAAGGAACTCGGCTGCCGCTTCGCGCTGGATGACTTCGGCACCGGGCTGTCGTCCTTCGGCTACCTCAAGCACTTCCCGGTCGATTACCTGAAGATCGACGGCAGCTTCGTGAAGGAGATCCTGCACGACCCGATCGACCGCGAGATGGTCCGCTCGATCAACGAGATCGGGCACCTGACGGGCAAGCGAACCATTGCCGAGTACGCGGCCAATGCCGAGATCATCACCATGCTGAAGGGCATGGGCGTGGATTACGCCCAGGGCTACGGCATCGCCGAGCCGAAACGCATCCTGATGGCCGCGGCGGCGGTGAACGCCTGA
- a CDS encoding MBL fold metallo-hydrolase produces MKSRAVPVPDYNGGMQVTIVPVTPFQQNCSVIWSERSREGAVIDPGGDLEQILAVLRDNEVRPVKILLTHAHIDHAGGTARLARELALPIEGPHPGDQYWIDRLAEQGRMFGLSSDGPFTPDRWLDQGDVVEVGDERLEVSHCPGHTPGHVVFFHRGARIAFVGDVLFAGSIGRTDFPGGDYDTLIRSITGRLWPLGDDVTFVPGHGPTSTFGQERQTNPFVGDRALQRA; encoded by the coding sequence ATGAAATCACGGGCAGTGCCGGTGCCGGATTACAATGGCGGCATGCAGGTCACCATCGTCCCGGTCACACCCTTCCAGCAGAACTGCTCGGTCATCTGGAGCGAGCGCAGCCGCGAGGGCGCCGTCATCGATCCGGGCGGTGATCTCGAGCAGATACTGGCCGTGCTCCGCGATAACGAGGTGCGACCCGTCAAGATCCTGCTCACGCACGCGCACATCGACCACGCCGGCGGCACTGCCCGCCTCGCCCGCGAACTCGCACTGCCGATCGAAGGCCCGCACCCGGGCGACCAGTACTGGATCGACCGGCTCGCCGAGCAGGGCCGGATGTTCGGCCTGTCCTCGGACGGGCCGTTCACACCGGACCGCTGGCTCGACCAGGGCGATGTGGTCGAGGTTGGCGACGAGCGCCTCGAGGTCAGCCACTGCCCGGGCCACACGCCGGGGCATGTCGTGTTCTTCCATCGCGGCGCGCGCATCGCCTTCGTCGGCGACGTGCTGTTCGCCGGCTCCATCGGCCGCACGGATTTCCCCGGGGGCGACTACGACACGCTGATCCGCTCCATCACCGGGCGGCTCTGGCCGCTCGGTGACGACGTCACCTTCGTGCCCGGGCACGGCCCGACCTCGACCTTCGGGCAGGAACGCCAGACCAACCCGTTCGTCGGCGACCGGGCGCTGCAGCGCGCGTGA
- a CDS encoding catalase → MDVSKKLTTNGGCPVADNQNVLTAGSRGPQLLQDVWFLEKLAHFDREVIPERRMHAKGSGAYGTFTVTHDITKYTRAKVFSKVGKKTDLFARFTTVAGERGAADAERDIRGFAVKFYTEEGNWDLVGNNTPVFFLRDPLKFPDLNHAVKRDPRTNMRSARNNWDFWTSLPEALHQVTIVMSDRGIPATYRHMHGFGSHTFSFINAKNERYWVKFHLKSQQGIRNLTDAEAEALIGKDRESHQRDLYESIEKRDFPRWTLQVQVMPEADAAKVPYHPFDLTKVWPHKDYPLIEVGVMELNRNPENFFAEVEQSAFNPANIVPGIGFSPDRMLQGRLFSYGDAQRYRLGVNHHLIPVNAARCPVHSYHRDGQMRVDGNHGGTLGYEPNSYGEWQEQPDFREPPLKLEGAADHWNHREDSDYYSQPGALFRLMNAEQKQALFNNTAGSIGAAPREIQVRHIRNCLKADPAYGAGVARALGIPLSEAQ, encoded by the coding sequence ATCGACGTGAGCAAGAAACTGACCACCAATGGCGGCTGTCCGGTCGCCGACAACCAGAACGTGCTGACTGCCGGGTCGCGGGGGCCACAGCTGCTCCAGGATGTCTGGTTCCTCGAGAAGCTGGCGCACTTCGATCGCGAGGTGATCCCGGAGCGGCGCATGCACGCCAAGGGTTCCGGCGCGTACGGCACCTTTACGGTGACCCACGACATCACGAAGTACACGCGGGCGAAGGTGTTCTCCAAGGTGGGCAAGAAGACCGATCTGTTCGCCCGGTTCACGACCGTGGCGGGCGAGCGCGGCGCAGCGGATGCCGAGCGGGATATCCGCGGCTTCGCGGTGAAGTTCTACACCGAGGAGGGCAATTGGGACCTCGTCGGCAACAACACCCCGGTATTCTTCCTGCGCGACCCGCTCAAGTTCCCGGACCTGAACCACGCGGTCAAGCGCGATCCACGCACCAATATGCGCAGCGCGCGCAACAACTGGGATTTCTGGACCTCGCTGCCCGAAGCGCTGCACCAGGTGACCATCGTCATGAGCGACCGCGGCATTCCGGCGACCTACCGGCACATGCACGGCTTCGGCAGTCATACCTTCAGCTTCATCAATGCGAAGAACGAACGGTACTGGGTGAAGTTTCACCTCAAGTCGCAGCAGGGTATCCGCAACCTGACGGACGCCGAGGCCGAGGCGCTGATCGGCAAGGACCGCGAGAGCCACCAGCGCGATCTCTACGAGAGCATCGAGAAGCGCGACTTCCCGCGCTGGACGCTACAGGTGCAGGTCATGCCCGAGGCCGATGCGGCGAAGGTGCCCTACCACCCCTTCGATCTGACCAAGGTGTGGCCGCACAAGGACTATCCGCTGATCGAGGTCGGCGTGATGGAGCTGAACCGCAATCCGGAGAACTTCTTCGCCGAGGTGGAGCAGTCCGCCTTCAATCCGGCGAACATCGTGCCGGGCATTGGCTTCTCGCCGGACCGGATGCTGCAGGGGCGGCTGTTCTCCTACGGTGATGCGCAGCGCTACCGCCTGGGCGTGAATCACCATCTCATCCCGGTGAATGCCGCGCGCTGCCCGGTGCACAGCTATCACCGCGATGGCCAAATGCGGGTGGACGGCAATCACGGCGGCACGCTCGGCTACGAGCCGAACAGCTACGGCGAGTGGCAGGAGCAGCCCGACTTCCGCGAGCCGCCGCTGAAACTCGAGGGCGCGGCCGATCACTGGAACCACCGCGAAGATTCGGACTACTACTCCCAGCCCGGTGCGCTGTTCCGGCTCATGAATGCGGAGCAGAAGCAGGCGTTGTTCAACAACACCGCGGGTTCCATCGGGGCGGCGCCACGGGAGATCCAGGTGCGCCACATCCGCAACTGTCTGAAGGCCGATCCGGCCTACGGCGCAGGCGTTGCCCGCGCGCTCGGCATCCCGCTCAGCGAGGCGCAGTGA